ACCGTGGCGAATGCTGAAATCGTCTCGAAGAGGATGGCGGACAGGTCGAATTGGGAAACGCTGAGCAGGATCAGCGTCCCGGTCGAGATTGCGGCGAGTGCGAGTAGCAACACGGTCAGAGCCTGGCGTTGCACGTCGGACGATAGTCGCCGCCCGAAAGCCGTGGGATCGGGTTCACCGCGAATTTCCGCCCAGACGACAATCCCCAGGAGGAAAAATGTCGTTACCTTGATCCCGCCCGCGGTACCCGCGCTGCCACCGCCGATGAGCATGAGGAAGTCGCTCACAAAAAGCGTCTCGGGGCGCATCTGCGCGATGTCGAGCGAGTTGAACCCCGCCGTCCTGGTGACCACCGAGTGAAAGCTTGCAGACAGCAGCTTTCCGCCAAGATCAAAGGCACCGAGTGTCTTCGGGTTGCTCCATTCGAAACCCAGGACCGCGACGACGCCGAGGATCAGCAGGATGGCATATCCCAGGAGCGTGATCTTGGTGTGAAGTGACCATTTGTCCGGAGCGAAGAGTTCCCGCCGCAACTCGTAGATGACCGGGAAGCCGATCCCACCGATCACCACCGCCACCATCAACGGGACCAGGACGAGCGGGTCGAGCGCGAAGCCGATGACGTTGTCAGCGTAGCGTGCGAAGCCGGCGTTGTTGAACGCCGAGATCGAATGGAACGCACCGTTCCACAGCGCCTCTCGCAGCGGTTGATCATAGCCGAAGTGGAACCGCAGGGCGAGTGAAGCCGCGATGACAAGCTCGACGACGGCGGTCGTGATCAGGATCAATCGCAATACCGAGGAAACGTCGCCAAGCGAGAGGGTCTTGGTTTCTGCCTGCGCGATCAGCCGACGGTTGAGCCTCAGGCGGCGGGTCACCAAAAGACCGAGCATCGTCGCACCCGTCATGATTCCAAGCCCGCCCAGCTGGATCAAAAGCAGGATCACGCCTTGCCCAGAGGTAGACCAATAGGTTGGCGTGTCGACCACGATCAGGCCGGTTACACAGACGGCAGAGGTGGCGGTGAAAAGAGCAACCAGGAAAGGTGCTGACGCGTCCGCGGATCGAGCGAACGGAAGCATCAATAGCGCCGTTCCCACCGCGATGGCGAACAAGAAGGCGAGTGGCACCAGGCGTGCTGGATGCTGGATCGAGCTGAGCATCGACTAGGCGCTCGGGGAACCCGGTCCGCGCAGGCCGACGCATTCGAATGCCTTCGCGACGGCCCGCCCGCGCTCGACCATCAGGATTTCGGGCCGGTCCAGTCGGTATGCCGCGATCGCCATGTCTGCCGAGGGAGCGACCTTATGGGTAAGCCATATAGCTTCCCGCTTTGGTGCTCGGTTTTTGCCGATGACCGCGCCGCAGGCGACGCCATTAAGCGTGACGTCCATGGCTTCGATGTCCGCCGCGAAGGGCTGCGCGGGTGGTATCGGGGCGTGGTCCGCTTTCCCCTCAACCCTCTTTACGGTCGGTGCACACCGCTGCGCGAGGCTCTTCGTCGCCGCCTCTTCTCCAGGCTGTCCGAAGCCGCCGATGATATACGAGGTAAGCACTGCGACTGATTAGACCTTCTCGCGGGTTGCGCAACTGGTGAGGGCGCCGGCTCCGCCAGCCGGGCTCGGAATGGAATGAAGGGGGTGATGGCGACGATCGCGACCGCAAAGGTGAGGAGGTTGAGCGGCACCCCCACGCGTACGAAGTCCATGTGGCGATATCCGCCCATTTGGTAGACGATGACGTTGGTTTGGTATCCAAACGGGGTAGCGAAGGCGAGGCTGGCGGCCATCATCACCGCGATCAGGAACGGGCGCGGGCTGACGCCCGGGCTCTCGGCCAATGCTACCGCGATCGGGGTGACAAGGACCGCCACGGTCGCGTTCGACAGCAATTCGGAGCACCGTGGTCGCCGCATACAACACGATCAATGCCCATAACCGGCTGATTTCATGCATCGATCCGATCAGCACCCCGGTAGCGGCGTCGGCAAGCCCGCTCTCCTCCATCGCGATTCCGACCACCACCATTCCGGCGATCAAAATGAGAATGTCGGGCTTGAGCCCGCCATACGCATCGTCAGCGGTGATGACGCGCAACAGGATCAGTAGCACCGCCGGCAAAGGCAGATGCCGCGATCGGCGCGATGTTCAGCGTGGCGAGCGTGATCGCGGCGATGCATACGGTGAGCGCGGTCGCGGCGTTGGCAGGCTGGAACGGGCGCGGCTCGGCGAAGACCTCGGCATGTCCGACCTGCACGCCGCCGACCTGCACGCCGCCGACCTGCGCGTCGTCGATCGCCGCCCTTGCCGCCGAAACATCGGCTTCGATGGTGGCTGGCTCGGGCATCAGCGCTTCGATCGCGCCCCGCATCAACCTGCCGCTGAAGAAGAATAGGTACAGCCCACCCGCGATCGCGGTGGCAAGCGCAGCCGGCGCGATCTCGAACAGGCCGAACCGCGGCTGGTCCGCAATCCGCGCCATGTCGTCGACGAGGAGATTGGTCGAGGTGCCGATCAGCGTGCAGCAGCCCATCAGCACCGTGGCGGAAGCCATTTCCTGCCCAGCACGCATGGGGCCGAACCGGCGGACCTTATCGAAGCGCAGGTGCAAGGGGGGCTTCGGCCATAGCGAATGGCCGGTTCCGATGAAGCCGTGGTAATGGTCCGGCGGGTGGTTGCGCGGAATATGCTGACACGCAGGCGTTCCGACAAGGCCCCCGTAGGTAGCGAGCCGGCAATCGCAGTTGGGAATGCAGTGTTCGCCGGCATCCCGGCCGTTTAAGCGACGGTGTAGCGGGGTAGATGCCTCGATGGGCTCGGTCGGTCCGGGTGCGCCAACCGTCGCATTGTGGCGGTTAGGGGCCGAGGATGAACGCCGCTCGCAACGGCTGTGCATTACAGAATATGGTGGACGCACTTGGGCTCGAACCAAGGACCCGCTGATTAAGAGTCAGCTGCTCTACCAACTGAGCTATGCGTCCATACCCTGGCAAATTCCGCGGTTTGGTGCCGCTTTGCGTTCGGGAGGCGCGCCACTAACATTGCGGATCGGGGATGGCAACACCTTATCTCGCTACCAGCTCGGTTGGCGGGTCGAGGCGCGGTTTATCGACATCAGGATGCCGACGCAGATCAGCGTGGTCATCTGTGCCGAGCCGCCAAAGCTCACCAGCGGCAGCGGGATGCCGACCACCGGGGCGAGCCCCATCACCATCATCAGGTTGATCGCGACATAATAGAAGATCGTCGTCGCGAGCCCGGCCGCGGCGAGCCGCGAGAAGCGATCGGGCGCGCGGTGCGCGACGTTCATCCCCCAGCGAATCAGCAACATGAAGGCCAGGATCAGCAACAGTCCGCCGACCAGCCCCCATTCCTCGGCCATCGTCGCGAAGACGAAGTCGGTATGCCCCTCGGGCAGGTAATCGAGATGGACCTGGCTGCCATTGCCGAACCCCTTGCCCAACAGCCCGCCCGAGCCGATCGCGATCTTCGACTGGCTGATGTGATAGCCGGTGCCGAGCGGGTCGTTTTCGGGGTTCAGGAAGATCAGCACGCGGTTGCGCTGATAATCGTGCAGCAGGTAATTGACCGCGAGCGGGATGAAGAGCGCGAGGCCGAGCGCACCGCCGATGAACAGCCGCAGCGGGATGCCGGCGAGAAACATCACCACCACCCCGCCGCCGGTGATCATCAGCGCGGTGCCGAGGTCGGGCTGGAGCATCACCAGCCCCGCGGGCAGCCCGATCAGGATCGCCGCGGGCCAGATCGCACCGAATTTGCGCGTCTCGTTGGGGGGCAGCATGTCGTAGAATTTGGCGACCGCCAGGACGATGAACGGCTTCATGAATTCGGAGGGCTGGAGGCGGATCGGGCCGAGTTCGAGCCAGCGCTGGCTGCCACCGCGGACCGCCCCCAGCATTTCGACCCCGAACAGCGCCGCCAGCGTGATCGCATAGCCCGGCAGCGCGATCGCCCCCCAGATGCGCGCCGGCACCCAGGACAGCGTGATCGCCATGCCCATGAAGATGCAGAAGCGCAGCGCCTGCGACGACGCCCAGGGGGTCACGCTGCCGCCTGCCGCCGAGAACAGCACCACGGTGCCGAAGCCGCCGATCGCGGTGAGCAGCAGCAACACGCCCCAGGGGAGGCGGGCGACGGGGGCGGGGACGAGCTCGCCCAATCTCATGGCGCGCGCCTCATTCGGTATTGCCGCTGGGCGGGGTAGCCGTGTCGGCGGCGGGGTCAACCGGCGCGGGGTTGGCGCGCGCGGCGCGATAGGCGTCTGCCTTCACCGCCATCCGGGTGCGAATGTCGCCGCCCCAATTTTCCTCGAGCACCGCGAGCGAATCGAGCGCGCGCTGGCGGTCGAACAGATAGGTCAGCACGTCGCGCGCGACGGGGGCGGCGGCGCCCGATCCCGACATGCCGTGTTCGATCACCACCGACACCGCATAGCGCGGCTGCTCTACCGGTGCGAAGCCGATGAACAGCCCATGGTCGCGATATTTCCACGGCACGTTCATGCCGCCGCGCGCGCCGCCAGCGATCCGCCGGACCTGCGCGGTGCCGGTCTTGCCGCCCATGCGGATGCCGTCGAGCTGGAGCCGGCTGCGCACCGCCGTGCCCGCGCCGTTGACCACCTCGTCCATCCCCGATCGGATCAGCTCCATCCGTTCGGGCGGCACGTCGAGCATCGGCGCGACGATCGGGGTGTCGGCAAGGATCCGCGGCACCAACCGGCGACCCGACGCGATGCGCGAGGTCTGCACCGCGAGCTGCAACGGGCTGGTGAGGATATAGCCCTGGCCGATCGCGGCGTTGAGCGTGTCCGACGGGGTCCATTTCTGGTCGTATTTGCGCAGCTTCCACGCGGGATCGGGGATCGTGCCGTAGCGCTGCGAGGGGAAGGGCAGCGGATATTCGGCGCCCAGGCCCAGTTCGCGCGCTGCCGCGGCGACCGCGTCCATCCCGACTTCGCGGCCCATGGTGTAGAAATAGGTGTTGCAGCTGCGCGCGATCGCGCGGTGGAGATTGACCGAGCCGTGGCGCCCAAGGCAGCGGAAGAAACGATTGCCCAGCTGATAGCCACCGCCGCAATAGACGGTTCGGTCGGGATCGATGCCAGAGCGCAATGCCGCCAGCGCGGTCGCCGGCTTGAAGGTCGATCCCGGCGGATACAGGCCCTGCAGCGCCTTGTTGGTAAGCGGCAGGTGATCGTCGCTCGACATCATTCCCCATTCGATCTGGCTGATGCCGTCGGAAAAGCTGTTGGGGTCATAGGCGGGCATCGACGCCATCGTCAGGATGCTGCCGTCGAGCGTGTCGATGACCACCACCGTGCCCGATTCATTGCCCAGCCGGCGCGCTGCATACTCCTGCAGGCCGGCATCGATCGTCAACCGGACGGTCTTGCCGGGCACGTCGCGCCGCGTTTCCAGGTCGCGGACCGGGCGGCCGCGCGCGGTGACCTCGACGCGCTTGGCGCCGGGCGCCCCGCGCAGCGTCGATTCGAGCGCCTTTTCAAGGCCATCCTTGCCGAGCTTGAAACCGGGGGTGAGGAACAGCGGGTCCTTGGTTTCCTTATACTGGTCGGCGGTCGCGCCGCCGACATAGCCGACCAGATGCGCCACCGCCGCGCCGCTGGGATAATTTCGCGCATACCCTTGGGTCGGCGCGACCCCGGGCAGTTCGGGCTGGCGTACCACGACCGAGGCATAGCGGTCCCAATCGAGATTTTCGGCCACCGGCACCGGGGTGAAGCCGCGCGCATTCTGCAAGTCGCGGCGGATCCGATTGAGCGCTTCGGTATCGAGCGCGAGCAGCTGGCTGAGCTTGCCCAGTGTGCCTTCGGCGTCGGTCAGCCGTTCGGGGATCAGGTCGATGCGGAAATCGGTGCGATTGTTGGCGATCGGCGTGCCCGCGCGGTCGACGATCCAGCCGCGCCGCGGCGGCAACAAGGTGAGGTTCACGCGGTTGCTCTCGGCGAGCAGTTCATAGCGCTCGTTCTCGGCCACCGCGATCCACGCCATGCGGCTCGCGAGCAGCACGCCGACCCCCGCCTGCATGAAGCCGAGCATCGTGGCGCGGCGCGAAAAGCTAAAGCTTTGCGCGGCTTCGGTGACGATCTTGATCGGCCCGCTCATGGCCGCCCCCGCTGGTCGATCGCGGCGCACATACGCGAGATGAGCGGATACAGCGCGACACTCAACGCTAGCTGAAGCAGCAGGACGGTATCAACATGCGCGCCGAGCGGCGACGCGATGAGCCGGCCGGCGATCAGGCAGAAGCCGATGGCGCCGGTCGCGAGAAGCCAGTCCTGCCAGAAATCACGCCACACAAGGCGGCTATCTAACACTTCGATCGCCAGAAAGCACGTGGTCCATAGCAGCATCGCGCTGCCCAGCGGTTGGCCGCTCAGCAGATCGTCGAACAGCCCGAGCGGTACCGCGACCCAGACCTTGAATACGTCGGGACGCAGCAGCCGCCAGCCGAGCAGCACCATCAGTCCGAAGGGGGGCATCCACGGGATCGTCGATATGACGGGGAACAACACCATCAGCGATCCGAGCATCACCGTGATCGGCGCGAGCCGCTTGGACCGGACCGGCGCGTCGGGCTCGGCGAAGCCGGTGCGCAGCGGCTCGTTCATTTGGGCGCCGATTCGGGCTTGGGCGCGGGCGGCGGGGGCGGCAGATAGGGGCGCTCGACCACCGCGAAGTCGAGCCGGTCGGGATCGGCGAGCGGTCGCGCCTCGGCAAGGTCGCGGGTGTTGCGCAGCACGCGCGCGACCGGGATCCCAGGCGGATAGATGCCGCCGGTGCCAGAGGTGACGAACAGGTCACCCGCGCGGAACGGCAGGTTGGCGATCGTCGCCGAGCGGATCTCGAGCAAGCCGTCGCCGCGGCCGGTGACGATGCCGGGCACCCCGTCGCGCGTTCGCCGGACGGGCACGATGCTTTCGGGATCGACCGCGAGCAGCACCCGCGCAGTGTTGGGGCTGGTCTCGAGGATGCGGCCGATCAGCCCCTCAGGTCCGCGCACGGGTTGGCCGGTACGGACGCCCTGCCAATAGCCAGCGTTCAGCGTGGCATAGCGCCGCGTGCTCGACGATGACGCGTTGACGAGCCGCGCGACCGCCACTTGCTCGGTGCCGCGATCGCGAACCGCGAGCAACCGCCGCAGCCGGGCATTCTCGAGCACCAATTGGCGCGCCTTTTCGACCAATGCGCGGTTGCGCTTGATATCGGCGCGCATCCGGCGGTTTTCTTCGATCACGCCGAAATATTCGCCGATCCCGCGCGGAATGCCGGTGATGCCGCGGCGCATGCCGTGCAGCCCGCTCGATACCGGTGTCGTCAACTCGCGCAGCGCGCCGCGGACGATCGCATAAGCGGGCGGGTTGAGCGTCGACAGCACGAGCAGCACCGCGCCGAGCAGCGCCCCCAGCGCGGCCGCGACATAGCCGATGAACAGCACATATTGCGCCCGCCGCGAAAATCCCGGGCGCCGGTTACGTTGCGGCGCCATGTCGTCCCCGCCGTCAGACCGCGAGCAGCACGCCGCGGAACTGCGGGTCCTCGAGCGCGCGCCCGGTGCCCAACGCCACGCAGGTCAGCGGGTCCTCGGCGATCGTCACCGGCAGCCCGGTTTCGTCGCGCAGCACCTCGTCGATTCCCTGCAGCAACGCCCCGCCGCCGGTGAGGACGATCCCCTGGTCGACGATGTCGGCGGCGAGTTCGGGCGCGGTATTCTCGAGCGCGATCCGCACGCCTTCGACGATCGTGCCGACGGGCTCGCTCAGCGCCTCGGCGATCTGGCCCTGGTTGATCTGGATTTCCTTGGGAACGCCATTCACCAGATCGCGACCCTTGATGTGGATCGTCATGCCGATGCCGTCGGCGGGGGGCTTGGCGGTGCCGACTTCCTGCTTGATCCGCTCTGCGGTCGCTTCGCCGATCAGCAGATTATGGTTGCGACGGACATAGCTCACGATCGCCTCGTCCATCTTGTCACCGCCGACGCGGACCGAGGTCGAATAGGCGAGGCCGCGGAGCGAGAGCACCGCGACTTCGGTGGTACCGCCGCCGATGTCGACGACCATGCTGCCGATCGGCTCGGTGACGGGCATGCCCGCGCCGATCGCCGCCGCCATCGGCTCCTCGATCAGGAAGACCTGGCTCGCGCCGGCGTTCGACGCGGCATCGCGGATCGCACGGCGCTCGACCGAGGTCGATCCCGAGGGAACGCAGATCACGATCTGCGGCCAGCGGATGAAGCGGCGGCCGCCATGCACCTTCTGGATGAAATGCTTGATCATCTGCTCGGCGACATCGATGTCGGCGATGACGCCGTCGCGAAGCGGCCGGATCGCCTCGATCGTGCCCGGGGTCTTGCCCATCATCAGCTTGGCGTCGTCGCCGACCGCCTTGACCTTCTTCACGCCGTTGATCGTCTCGACCGCGACCACCGAGGGCTCGTTGAGCACCACGCCGCGCCCGCGCAGATAGACGACGGTGTTCGCCGTTCCCAGATCGATTGCCATATCGTGGGACATGAACTTGAAAAAGCGGGAGAAAGCCATGAAGTAATCCGTCCCTGGCCGCGTGGGTGCAACGCGGCTGTTCGCACATCGATCTTTAGCGCGGCCCGCCGGTTGCTGAACGTGCCAGCTCCCAAAAGTCTGCGGATGCGGGTCGCGGGATGGCCGCGATTGGGCTAGAGCGGGGGGCATGTCAATACGCCGCCTGCCCGAGCATCTCATCAACCGCATCGCCGCCGGCGAGGTGGTCGAACGCCCCGCCGCGGCGCTCAAGGAACTGGTCGAAAACGCGATCGATGCGGGCGCAAGCCGCGTATTTGTGCGGCTGTCGGCGGGGGGCACCGCGCTGATCGAGGTGGTCGACGATGGCTCCGGCATGGACGCGGCGGCGATGGCCTTGGCGCTCGAGCGTCATGCGACCTCCAAGCTGCCCGAATCATTGTGGGAATCGGGGGCGATCGAAGGCGTCACGACGCTCGGTTTTCGCGGTGAAGCGTTGCCGTCGATCGCCAGCGTCGCGCGGTTGACGCTCGAAAGCCGCCCGCGCGAGGGCGAGGGCTGGACGCGGATCGTCGACAATGGCGCGGTGGTGCATGACGGCCCCGCCGCGCTGCCACCGGGAACGCGCGTGAAGGTGGAAGGCTTGTTCGAACGCGTGCCCGCGCGGCGCAAATTCCTGCGCTCGCCGCGCTCCGAATATGCCGCCTGCCTCGACGTCGTCCGCCGGCTGGCGATGGCGCGGCCCGATATCGCCTTCTCGCTCGAGCATGACGGTCGCCGCAGCCTGTCGGTGCAGGGCGGCGACAGCCAGGCCGAGCGCGTCGCGGCGCTCACCGATCGCGCGCTGTTCGACAACAGCGTCGCGGTCGATTTCGCGCGCGAGGGGGTCGTGCTCGGCGGCGTCGCGGGGCTGCCGACCTTCAACCGCGGCATCGCCGATCACCAATATCTGTTCGTCAACGGGCGACCGGTGAAGGACCGGCTGCTGGTGGGCGCGGTACGCGGCGCCTATGCCGAGATGCTCGCGCGCGATCGCCATGCGGTGGTGGCGCTGTTCCTCGACGTTCCCGCCGACGCGGTCGACGTCAATGTCCATCCCGCCAAGACCGAGGTGCGGTTTCGCGATCCGGCGCTGGTGCGCGGGATGATCGTCAGCGGGCTGCGCCGCGCGCTCGATGCCGCGGGGCATCGCAGCGCGCGGCCGAGCGAGGCGGCACTTGGGTTGTGGACGAGCGAGGGCGGGGGTGCGGCCTCCACCCGTCATCCCAGCGAAAGCTGGGATCTCCCGGTTGGGGAGCGCGACGCTTACAACGAAGAGACCCCAGCCTTCGCTGGGGTGACGACCGAAGTAAGTCGGACCGTCCGCGACTATCGCCCGACCTTCTTCACCGCCCCGCCGCAGGCGCGCGCCGAACCCGCGACCGAGCCCGTTCCCTCAACCGTCGCGCACCATCTCGGCGCAGCGCGCGGACAGGTGGCACGGACCTATATCGTCGCCGAAGCCGAGGACGGGCTGATCCTGGTCGACCAGCACGCCGCGCACGAACGGCTCGTGCTCGAACGGCTGCGCGTCGGGCTCGCCAATGGCGGGGTACGCGCGCAGGCGCTGCTGCTGCCCGAAGTCGTCGAGCTAGATGAGACCGCGTGCGACCGGCTCGAGGAACGAATCACCGAGCTGAGCGAGTTCGGGCTCGACCTCGAACGCTTCGGCCCCAATGCGATGCTGGTGCGCGCGACCCCGGCGCTGCTGGGGCAGGGCGACGTCATCGGGCTGGTTCGTGACCTTGCCGATGAACTTGCGGCGCACGATCAGGCGCTGAGCTTGCGCGAACGGCTCGATCACGTCGCCTCGACGATGGCGTGCCACGGATCGGTGCGCGCGGGGCGGGTGCTGAGCGTCGCTGAAATGAACGCGCTGCTGCGCGAGATGGAGGTCACCCCGCATTCGGGGCAGTGCAACCATGGCCGCCCGACCTGGGTGAAGCTGCGGACGCAGGATGTGGAGAAGCTGTTCGGGCGGAAGTAAGCCCACTCCTTGACGCTGTCCTTCGCTGATGCATTCAGGTCACCCGTTCAGATCGCAACTAGGCGAGCTTGGATAAACCAAAGGCGGTCAAGAAGCCGAAAACCGCGATCAGCCCTGTGAAGTCGTGCATTCCCTCGAACGCTTCGGGAACCATGGTGTCGATGATCATCGCCAGGATGGCCCCCGCTGCGACACCCTGGACTGCAGCGAGCACGGCTGGCGAGGCGCCGTCGAACACGGTGTACCCGACGAACGACGACAACCCAGCCACCAGCGCTATCCCGGTCCACAGCGCGAACGTGAAGCCCGCAGATTTTCCCTCGCGGCGCGCGCCTGCGGCACTCGAAAGTCCCTCGGGCAGGTTCGACAGGAAGACCGCCGCAACCGCTACCCCGCCGATCGCGCCCCCTGAAAGAAGGCTGGTGCCGATCACGATCGATTCGGGGATGCCGTCGATCAACGCACCGAGCGCCAGCGACGCGCTGTTGCCCTTGGGCGCGGCGGTCGCGTGCTCCTTCCGTGAGAAAGCGTCCGAACGCTTGCGATGACGCGCACCCCTAGCGGCCAGCGCCATGTTCAGCACGGTGTACACCGCCGCGCCCGCGACGAACCCGACCGCGACAGCGAGGAACCCGCCCTGCTTCCACGCCTCGTCCATCAGCTCGAACGATAAAGCGGATATCAGCACGCCCGAGCCAAACGCCATGATCGCGGCCACCGCCTGGCGCGGCATCGCCACGAACCAGCCGATCGTCGCACCTATCAGCAAAGCCGAGCCGCTGAGCAGGCCCCACAGACCGGCTTGAATCGACAACGGGATCATGGCCTCTCCAAGACGTACGGGATTGCGGATCAATACACGGTGCCCCGGCGGCGATCACTACGTGATTCCTCGGTCGCGCTTGGGCGCCGTTCATCCCCGGGAAACCTTTTCCCCGACCGTGCATTTCACTCGCCACACTCTTTCGAAAAGTCAGGCGATATCATGGGTAAGGCAATGCCGGTCATCCTCGCACTCATCCCGCTCTTCGCGGTCGTGGGCGCCTGCGTCGCGGTGCCCTGAGCTTTGGCGAACGACGCCGATATGAAAAAGGGCCGCCCGGCATAACCGGACGGCCCTTTTTCATATCCAAACGTCGAAAGGCTTAGGCCGGTTCGGCTTCGTCTTCGTCGGTCGTCGTCGGGGCTGGCGCCGCTTCGTCGCCGCGCGAGATTTCGCCCGGCTCGGCGTTGGCGTCATACTCCTCGGTGAAGCCAGCGGTGTCGGTTTCGAACATCGCCGCCATCACGTCGACACCCTTTGCCTGCATCTCGGCTTCCTCGGGCGAACGGGCGACGTTCACCTTGACGTTGACCGAAACCTCAGGGTGCAGCGCAACCTTCACTTCGTGCATGCCGAGCGTCTTGATCGGCTTGCCGAGCACCACCTGGCCCTTGTGGACCTTGTGGCCATCGGCGACCAGCGCCTCGACCAGATCGCGAACCGCGACCGAGCCATAGAGCGCGCCGGCATTCGATGCCTGACGGATCAGCGTCACCGAAGCGCCCTCGAGCGACTTCGATTCGGCAGTCGCTTCCTCGCGGCGCGAAGCGTTCTCGGCTTCGATGCGCTCGCGATTGGCCTCGAAGACCTTGCGGTTGGCGGCGTTGGCGCGGAGCGCCTTCTTGTTCGGCAGCAGGAAGTTGCGGGCGAACCCGTCCTTCACGGTGACGACATCGCCAATGGCGCCG
The genomic region above belongs to Sphingomonas qomolangmaensis and contains:
- a CDS encoding TrkH family potassium uptake protein, whose product is MLSSIQHPARLVPLAFLFAIAVGTALLMLPFARSADASAPFLVALFTATSAVCVTGLIVVDTPTYWSTSGQGVILLLIQLGGLGIMTGATMLGLLVTRRLRLNRRLIAQAETKTLSLGDVSSVLRLILITTAVVELVIAASLALRFHFGYDQPLREALWNGAFHSISAFNNAGFARYADNVIGFALDPLVLVPLMVAVVIGGIGFPVIYELRRELFAPDKWSLHTKITLLGYAILLILGVVAVLGFEWSNPKTLGAFDLGGKLLSASFHSVVTRTAGFNSLDIAQMRPETLFVSDFLMLIGGGSAGTAGGIKVTTFFLLGIVVWAEIRGEPDPTAFGRRLSSDVQRQALTVLLLALAAISTGTLILLSVSQFDLSAILFETISAFATVGLSTGITPALPPGGQATLIVLMFIGRVGTITVATALALQRGRRPFRYPQERPIVG
- the rodA gene encoding rod shape-determining protein RodA: MRLGELVPAPVARLPWGVLLLLTAIGGFGTVVLFSAAGGSVTPWASSQALRFCIFMGMAITLSWVPARIWGAIALPGYAITLAALFGVEMLGAVRGGSQRWLELGPIRLQPSEFMKPFIVLAVAKFYDMLPPNETRKFGAIWPAAILIGLPAGLVMLQPDLGTALMITGGGVVVMFLAGIPLRLFIGGALGLALFIPLAVNYLLHDYQRNRVLIFLNPENDPLGTGYHISQSKIAIGSGGLLGKGFGNGSQVHLDYLPEGHTDFVFATMAEEWGLVGGLLLILAFMLLIRWGMNVAHRAPDRFSRLAAAGLATTIFYYVAINLMMVMGLAPVVGIPLPLVSFGGSAQMTTLICVGILMSINRASTRQPSW
- the mrdA gene encoding penicillin-binding protein 2; its protein translation is MSGPIKIVTEAAQSFSFSRRATMLGFMQAGVGVLLASRMAWIAVAENERYELLAESNRVNLTLLPPRRGWIVDRAGTPIANNRTDFRIDLIPERLTDAEGTLGKLSQLLALDTEALNRIRRDLQNARGFTPVPVAENLDWDRYASVVVRQPELPGVAPTQGYARNYPSGAAVAHLVGYVGGATADQYKETKDPLFLTPGFKLGKDGLEKALESTLRGAPGAKRVEVTARGRPVRDLETRRDVPGKTVRLTIDAGLQEYAARRLGNESGTVVVIDTLDGSILTMASMPAYDPNSFSDGISQIEWGMMSSDDHLPLTNKALQGLYPPGSTFKPATALAALRSGIDPDRTVYCGGGYQLGNRFFRCLGRHGSVNLHRAIARSCNTYFYTMGREVGMDAVAAAARELGLGAEYPLPFPSQRYGTIPDPAWKLRKYDQKWTPSDTLNAAIGQGYILTSPLQLAVQTSRIASGRRLVPRILADTPIVAPMLDVPPERMELIRSGMDEVVNGAGTAVRSRLQLDGIRMGGKTGTAQVRRIAGGARGGMNVPWKYRDHGLFIGFAPVEQPRYAVSVVIEHGMSGSGAAAPVARDVLTYLFDRQRALDSLAVLEENWGGDIRTRMAVKADAYRAARANPAPVDPAADTATPPSGNTE
- the mreD gene encoding rod shape-determining protein MreD; translated protein: MNEPLRTGFAEPDAPVRSKRLAPITVMLGSLMVLFPVISTIPWMPPFGLMVLLGWRLLRPDVFKVWVAVPLGLFDDLLSGQPLGSAMLLWTTCFLAIEVLDSRLVWRDFWQDWLLATGAIGFCLIAGRLIASPLGAHVDTVLLLQLALSVALYPLISRMCAAIDQRGRP
- the mreC gene encoding rod shape-determining protein MreC, which gives rise to MAPQRNRRPGFSRRAQYVLFIGYVAAALGALLGAVLLVLSTLNPPAYAIVRGALRELTTPVSSGLHGMRRGITGIPRGIGEYFGVIEENRRMRADIKRNRALVEKARQLVLENARLRRLLAVRDRGTEQVAVARLVNASSSSTRRYATLNAGYWQGVRTGQPVRGPEGLIGRILETSPNTARVLLAVDPESIVPVRRTRDGVPGIVTGRGDGLLEIRSATIANLPFRAGDLFVTSGTGGIYPPGIPVARVLRNTRDLAEARPLADPDRLDFAVVERPYLPPPPPAPKPESAPK
- a CDS encoding rod shape-determining protein, which codes for MAFSRFFKFMSHDMAIDLGTANTVVYLRGRGVVLNEPSVVAVETINGVKKVKAVGDDAKLMMGKTPGTIEAIRPLRDGVIADIDVAEQMIKHFIQKVHGGRRFIRWPQIVICVPSGSTSVERRAIRDAASNAGASQVFLIEEPMAAAIGAGMPVTEPIGSMVVDIGGGTTEVAVLSLRGLAYSTSVRVGGDKMDEAIVSYVRRNHNLLIGEATAERIKQEVGTAKPPADGIGMTIHIKGRDLVNGVPKEIQINQGQIAEALSEPVGTIVEGVRIALENTAPELAADIVDQGIVLTGGGALLQGIDEVLRDETGLPVTIAEDPLTCVALGTGRALEDPQFRGVLLAV
- the mutL gene encoding DNA mismatch repair endonuclease MutL, with protein sequence MSIRRLPEHLINRIAAGEVVERPAAALKELVENAIDAGASRVFVRLSAGGTALIEVVDDGSGMDAAAMALALERHATSKLPESLWESGAIEGVTTLGFRGEALPSIASVARLTLESRPREGEGWTRIVDNGAVVHDGPAALPPGTRVKVEGLFERVPARRKFLRSPRSEYAACLDVVRRLAMARPDIAFSLEHDGRRSLSVQGGDSQAERVAALTDRALFDNSVAVDFAREGVVLGGVAGLPTFNRGIADHQYLFVNGRPVKDRLLVGAVRGAYAEMLARDRHAVVALFLDVPADAVDVNVHPAKTEVRFRDPALVRGMIVSGLRRALDAAGHRSARPSEAALGLWTSEGGGAASTRHPSESWDLPVGERDAYNEETPAFAGVTTEVSRTVRDYRPTFFTAPPQARAEPATEPVPSTVAHHLGAARGQVARTYIVAEAEDGLILVDQHAAHERLVLERLRVGLANGGVRAQALLLPEVVELDETACDRLEERITELSEFGLDLERFGPNAMLVRATPALLGQGDVIGLVRDLADELAAHDQALSLRERLDHVASTMACHGSVRAGRVLSVAEMNALLREMEVTPHSGQCNHGRPTWVKLRTQDVEKLFGRK
- a CDS encoding ZIP family metal transporter, with the translated sequence MIPLSIQAGLWGLLSGSALLIGATIGWFVAMPRQAVAAIMAFGSGVLISALSFELMDEAWKQGGFLAVAVGFVAGAAVYTVLNMALAARGARHRKRSDAFSRKEHATAAPKGNSASLALGALIDGIPESIVIGTSLLSGGAIGGVAVAAVFLSNLPEGLSSAAGARREGKSAGFTFALWTGIALVAGLSSFVGYTVFDGASPAVLAAVQGVAAGAILAMIIDTMVPEAFEGMHDFTGLIAVFGFLTAFGLSKLA